The Saccharolobus shibatae B12 genomic interval TCAATAGCAGAGTTATCTTATTATTGTACCCTACTATTGTTATGCAAAATATGATATTCTATTCGCTTTAATACAGTTGCTATTCCTGCAGTTAAAAATCCTTGAACTCCAACTAATGTTAGTGCTGTTCCTATAAGGGCATACCCACTATGAAAGATGCCATAGAGTAAATAGCCTATGAACGTGTATCCTAAAGCTATTAATCCTGGAAATAAGAATATACTTGCAATTATAGAAAAGAATAAGATTGGGTTATAATCTTTTGCCATCTTTATAAGATAAGATATTATCTTCATGCCGTCTTTAAAACTAGATAGTTTTGCTTTTCCTCTTCTCTTCTCATATTTTATATCTACATATGTTACTTTTCCTCTCTGTATCATCTGAGATACTATTTCGAGTTCTATTTCGAATCCTTTAGAATTTAGATTAAGTGTTCTAGCTAGATTAGTGTGAAGAACATACATACCAGAAAGAATATCTCCTACATCAACTGAAAATATCAAGACGAATAACTTATTAATTAACGCGTTTCCGAATCTATGTAATAATGGAATATTTTCTTTAGATCTCCTACCTATCACTTCAACGTATTTTGGAACGTGTAGAATCAGCTTATCTAACTCTTTAGGAGGATAAGTTGCATCTGCATCTAAGAATGCTACATATGGGGTATCGACATAATCAAGAGCCGTTTTTACTGCACCTGCTTTTCCAGACCAATGTTGATAAATTACTCTGGCTCCTTTTTCTCTAGCTATTTTTACAGTAGCATCAGTTGAATATCCGTCTATTACTAGAATATTTTTATATCCATTAGCGTTAAGTTCGTCTAAAACTTTCTCTATTCCTTCCTCTTCGTTTAAAGTACATAAAACAACAGTGACTAAGTCTTTAGATATACCTAAATCTACATTCTCGTCACTAGCTCCTTTTTT includes:
- a CDS encoding glycosyltransferase family 2 protein, which produces MSKKGASDENVDLGISKDLVTVVLCTLNEEEGIEKVLDELNANGYKNILVIDGYSTDATVKIAREKGARVIYQHWSGKAGAVKTALDYVDTPYVAFLDADATYPPKELDKLILHVPKYVEVIGRRSKENIPLLHRFGNALINKLFVLIFSVDVGDILSGMYVLHTNLARTLNLNSKGFEIELEIVSQMIQRGKVTYVDIKYEKRRGKAKLSSFKDGMKIISYLIKMAKDYNPILFFSIIASIFLFPGLIALGYTFIGYLLYGIFHSGYALIGTALTLVGVQGFLTAGIATVLKRIEYHILHNNSRVQ